Proteins encoded within one genomic window of Triticum aestivum cultivar Chinese Spring chromosome 2D, IWGSC CS RefSeq v2.1, whole genome shotgun sequence:
- the LOC123052912 gene encoding uncharacterized protein translates to MDTPVPKRPRLVPAPAPAPRTIADMAPEILLRLPPDDPPRLVRASLVCWRWRRLLTDPAYLRRYRAFHRTPPMLGFVLNLKQHYQGMAQLVPTSSFRPAASDRPGLNVLDARHGRVLLHTAQGQRLVVWDPVTGEECKIPRVPSYALGFNAAVLCAAVGCDHLDCHGGPFRVAFVGCGERGITFACTYSSEAGAWSQRIEVEQPAFVDRRPSVLVGNMLYFTCDPYLNFKMLGYNIVTQELSVIWPPSQHEYYSCTVLVKADDGKLGFAGVQNGTLYLWSMKDGADGYVEWVQRRVIQHKTMLRTRGLSTPPEVVGFADGHGFIFVRTGNTVFSMDLKSGHVRKVYTCRSRNYDVIVVPYMSFCTPDRAMGRLPSPRGPTVIL, encoded by the exons ATGGACACGCCCGTGCCGAAACGGCCTCGCCTCGTGCcagcaccggcaccggcgcctcgGACAATCGCCGACATGGCCccggagatcctcctccgcctccctccaGACGACCCCCCGCGCCTTGTGCGCGCCTCCCTTGTCTGCTGGCGctggcgccgcctcctcaccgaccCGGCGTACCTCCGCCGCTACCgcgcattccatcgaacacctcccATGCTCGGCTTCGTCCTCAACCTGAAACAGCACTACCAAGGCATGGCCCAGCTCGTCCCCACCTCCTCCTTCCGCCCCGCTGCCTCCGACCGCCCCGGCCTGAATGTGCTGGACGCCCGCCACGGCCGCGTGCTCCTCCACACCGCTCAGGGCCAGCGCCTCGTCGTCTGGGACCCCGTCACGGGTGAAGAGTGCAAGATCCCCCGCGTGCCGTCCTACGCGCTCGGCTTCAACGCGGCCGTGCTCTGCGCCGCGGTCGGCTGCGACCACCTCGACTGTCATGGCGGACCCTTCCGTGTCGCCTTCGTGGGATGCGGCGAACGCGGCATCACGTTCGCCTGCACCTACTCGTCGGAGGCCGGTGCCTGGAGCCAGCGAATTGAGGTCGAGCAGCCGGCGTTTGTTGACAGGCGACCGAGCGTCCTTGTGGGGAACATGCTCTACTTCACCTGCGATCCATACCTCAATTTCAAAATGTTGGGGTACAACATCGTCACGCAGGAACTCTCGGTGATCTGGCCGCCGTCCCAGCATGAGTACTACTCTTGCACTGTCCTCGTGAAAGCGGATGATGGCAAGCTGGGGTTCGCCGGCGTGCAGAATGGCACGCTCTACCTGTGGTCGATGAAGGACGGCGCCGACGGATATGTGGAATGGGTGCAGCGCAGAGTTATCCAGCACAAGACGATGCTCCGTACTCGTGGCCTCTCGACGCCACCTGAGGTCGTTGGCTTCGCGGATGGTCACGGATTCATTTTCGTGAGGACAGGCAACACGGTGTTCTCCATGGATCTCAAGTCAGGCCATGTCCGTAAAGTATACACCTGCAGGTCAAGAAACTACGACGTCATCGTTGTTCCCTACATGAGCTTCTGCACTCCAG ATCGTGCTATGGGCAGACTGCCATCGCCACGAGGACCCACTGTCATCCTGTAA